A genomic region of Planctomycetota bacterium contains the following coding sequences:
- the gltB gene encoding glutamate synthase large subunit, with translation YDPRFEHDNCGFGFVANVAGRRSHRLFTRALEMLTHMEHRGGCGCDPGSGDGAGVLVGMPDSFLRRAAGEIKIDLPPAGEFAVGMMFLPQDTVQRRKCERLFERVLADYDMQVLGWRDVPTDNRSLGHDAKEAEPTVRQAFVGMRRSFYDRGDFNRRLYLVRQRVENHVEFGDARDWPDAVKEQFYLCTLSTNRLVYKGMLTAPQLGTYYPDLLDDDFASHFAIVHSRFSTNTFPSWRLAHPYRYLAHNGEINTIRGNRNWMRARYGSLKSDRFGAELDKLFPILSSSTSDSATLDNALQFLAVNGRSIAHSMLMLIPEAWQNDPRMDPELRAFYEYHACLMEPWDGPAGVAFTNGRQLGAVLDRNGLRPARYYLTHDDMLVMGSEAGAIELPPEDIKQKWRLQPGKMLLADFEQGRIIDDGELKGDLLDARPWARWLRESLVDVEARMAEERSKDIRGSFASPTGPRVGASPEPVRDHDGLSTETMKPTGDRDASGDALLKAQRAFGYTNEDLRMLIYPMAASGAEAVGSMGADTPLACLSDRPQPLFNYFKQLFAQVTNPPLDAIREEMVTSLVTYLGHEKNLLDESPDHARLLKLRGPIISSEELAWIRDFGESKEGSEDFSSATVPFLFDRPSDDATDEEVAAALELAVDELCHEVSEAVHDGRNIIVLSDRGVSEDRVPIPSLLAVAAVHHYLIRDGTRNQCGIIVETGEAREGHHFCCLLGYGAGAINPYLALETISDLHADGLLPPQDSAEAAKRNYVKAAHKAILKVASKMGISTVQSYRAAQIFEALGIGENVIDRYFVDTPSRIGGIGMAEIGREAIMKHRVAYPRVEAEKARVLDAGGYYQWRRDGEYHQWNPNTVAKLQHAVRVDSKKSYDQYAKLVDDDARAKSTLRGLMTIEPKNEAVPLDEVESAKEIVKRFATGAMSFGSISAEAHETLAIAMNEIGGKSNSGEGGEDPDRYIQLGVNGEARSNPRRSAIKQVASGRFGVHGEYLRNSDQIQIKVAQGAKPGEGGALSGQKVDETIARVRHSTPGVGLISPPPHHDIYSIEDLAQLIHDCKNINPQADVSVKLVSEVGVGTVAAGVAKAKADHIVIAGFDGGTGNAALSSIKHCGLPWELGLAETQQTLLKNGLRGRIRLQADGGMKTGRDVVIAALLGAEEVGFSTAPLIALGCIMMRVCHLNTCPVGIATQDPELRKKFVGTPENVINFMFFIAEEVREHMAKLGFRTFDEMVGRSDCLKFADLSAHPKLRHLDLSPIVRHVEPRENDAPRNIIEQDHELDRALDNRLIELAEPALDRGEKVHAEVPVRNVNRTCGTMLSGKVAEKFGLRGLDDDTIRFQFSGTAGQSFGAFLAKGVTLELEGDANDYVGKGLSGGRVVVYPPDESTFKAEENIIAGNVIGYGAIAGELFLRGVVGERFCVRNSGANAVAEGCGDHGCEYMTGGRVLLLGKTGRNFAAGMSGGIAYVYDPDDDLAARCNMEMVELGPVDEADDLETVRRLMTRHVELTNSPVARGMLEHFDSAISFFKRVMPIDYRRVLEERRMRAVATNTSAASAAT, from the coding sequence CTACGACCCCCGTTTCGAGCACGACAACTGTGGCTTCGGCTTCGTGGCCAACGTGGCAGGGCGGCGATCGCACAGGCTCTTCACGCGGGCGCTCGAAATGCTCACCCACATGGAGCACCGCGGCGGATGCGGGTGTGATCCGGGCAGCGGCGACGGCGCCGGCGTACTGGTCGGCATGCCAGACAGCTTCCTCCGGCGGGCCGCAGGCGAGATCAAGATCGACTTACCACCGGCCGGCGAGTTCGCGGTCGGGATGATGTTCCTCCCGCAGGACACCGTCCAGCGGCGAAAGTGCGAACGACTCTTCGAGCGCGTGCTGGCCGACTACGACATGCAGGTCCTCGGCTGGCGCGACGTGCCGACCGACAACCGCAGCCTCGGCCACGACGCCAAAGAGGCCGAGCCGACGGTCCGCCAAGCGTTCGTCGGCATGCGGCGTAGCTTCTACGACCGAGGCGACTTCAACCGCCGGCTCTACCTGGTCCGCCAACGCGTAGAAAACCACGTCGAGTTCGGCGACGCCCGCGACTGGCCCGATGCGGTCAAGGAGCAGTTCTACCTCTGCACGCTCAGCACCAACCGCCTCGTCTACAAAGGCATGCTGACCGCCCCGCAGCTGGGCACGTACTACCCGGACCTTCTGGACGACGACTTCGCCAGCCACTTCGCGATCGTCCACAGCCGCTTCTCGACCAACACGTTCCCGAGCTGGCGGCTTGCCCATCCGTACCGATATCTCGCCCACAATGGCGAAATCAACACCATCCGCGGCAATCGCAACTGGATGCGGGCCCGTTACGGCAGCCTGAAGTCCGACCGCTTCGGTGCAGAGCTCGACAAGCTGTTCCCGATCCTTTCGAGCTCGACCAGCGACTCGGCGACGCTCGACAATGCCCTGCAGTTCCTCGCCGTCAACGGCCGGAGCATCGCGCATTCGATGCTCATGCTCATCCCCGAGGCGTGGCAGAACGACCCGCGGATGGATCCCGAGCTTCGCGCGTTCTACGAGTACCACGCGTGTCTCATGGAGCCGTGGGACGGCCCGGCAGGCGTTGCGTTTACCAACGGCCGACAGCTCGGTGCCGTGCTCGACCGCAACGGTCTCCGGCCCGCACGCTACTACCTGACGCACGACGACATGCTCGTCATGGGCAGCGAGGCGGGGGCGATTGAGTTGCCGCCGGAGGACATCAAGCAGAAGTGGCGTCTCCAGCCGGGCAAGATGCTCCTGGCCGACTTCGAGCAGGGTCGCATCATCGACGATGGCGAACTCAAGGGCGACCTGCTCGACGCCCGCCCTTGGGCGCGGTGGCTTCGCGAGAGCCTGGTCGACGTCGAGGCCCGCATGGCCGAGGAGCGGTCGAAGGACATCCGCGGCAGCTTCGCCTCGCCGACGGGCCCGCGTGTTGGTGCCTCGCCCGAGCCCGTCCGCGACCACGACGGCCTGTCGACCGAAACGATGAAGCCGACCGGCGATCGCGACGCGTCTGGCGATGCACTGCTCAAAGCGCAACGTGCCTTCGGCTACACGAACGAAGACCTGCGGATGCTCATCTACCCGATGGCTGCCTCTGGTGCCGAGGCCGTGGGCAGCATGGGCGCAGACACGCCGTTGGCATGTCTGTCAGATCGGCCGCAGCCGCTGTTCAACTACTTCAAGCAGCTGTTCGCCCAGGTAACGAATCCGCCGCTGGACGCGATTCGCGAAGAGATGGTGACGAGTCTCGTCACGTACCTCGGCCACGAGAAGAACCTGCTCGACGAGTCGCCCGACCACGCGCGGCTACTCAAGCTGCGCGGGCCGATCATTTCCAGTGAAGAGCTTGCCTGGATCCGCGACTTTGGCGAGTCGAAGGAAGGCTCCGAAGACTTCTCGTCAGCGACGGTGCCGTTCCTGTTCGATCGTCCGTCGGACGACGCGACTGACGAAGAGGTCGCCGCAGCGTTGGAACTGGCGGTCGACGAGCTGTGCCACGAAGTCAGTGAGGCCGTCCACGACGGCCGAAACATCATCGTCCTTTCCGACCGCGGTGTGAGCGAAGACCGCGTGCCGATTCCGTCACTCCTGGCCGTCGCGGCGGTCCATCACTACTTGATCCGTGACGGCACGCGGAACCAGTGCGGCATCATCGTCGAGACGGGCGAGGCCCGCGAAGGCCACCACTTCTGCTGTCTGCTTGGTTACGGAGCCGGGGCGATCAACCCGTACCTGGCGCTTGAGACGATCAGCGACCTGCACGCCGACGGTCTGCTCCCGCCGCAAGACTCGGCCGAGGCCGCCAAGCGGAACTACGTCAAGGCCGCCCACAAGGCGATCCTGAAGGTCGCGAGCAAGATGGGCATCAGCACCGTCCAGAGCTATCGCGCCGCCCAGATTTTCGAGGCCCTCGGCATCGGCGAGAACGTCATCGATCGCTACTTCGTCGACACGCCCAGCCGCATCGGCGGCATCGGCATGGCCGAGATCGGACGCGAGGCGATCATGAAGCACCGCGTCGCTTACCCGCGTGTGGAAGCGGAGAAGGCCCGCGTTCTTGATGCCGGCGGCTACTACCAGTGGCGGCGCGACGGCGAGTACCACCAGTGGAATCCGAACACCGTCGCCAAGCTGCAGCACGCGGTTCGCGTCGATTCGAAGAAGTCGTACGACCAGTACGCCAAGCTCGTCGACGACGACGCCCGGGCCAAGAGCACGCTGCGTGGCCTGATGACGATCGAGCCGAAGAATGAGGCGGTGCCACTCGACGAGGTCGAATCGGCCAAGGAGATCGTCAAGCGGTTCGCCACCGGTGCAATGAGCTTTGGCTCGATCAGTGCCGAGGCGCATGAGACGCTCGCCATTGCCATGAACGAGATCGGCGGCAAGAGCAACTCGGGCGAGGGCGGCGAAGATCCGGACCGCTACATCCAGCTCGGCGTCAACGGCGAGGCGAGGAGCAATCCGCGACGCAGTGCTATCAAGCAGGTCGCCTCCGGCCGATTCGGCGTGCACGGCGAGTACCTCCGCAACAGCGACCAGATTCAGATCAAGGTCGCCCAGGGTGCCAAGCCGGGTGAGGGCGGCGCGCTAAGCGGTCAGAAGGTCGACGAGACGATTGCCCGCGTCCGCCATTCCACGCCGGGCGTCGGCCTGATCTCGCCGCCGCCGCACCACGACATCTACTCGATCGAGGACCTCGCGCAGCTCATCCACGACTGCAAGAACATCAACCCGCAGGCGGACGTCAGCGTCAAGCTCGTTAGCGAAGTCGGCGTCGGCACGGTCGCGGCCGGCGTCGCCAAGGCCAAGGCCGACCACATCGTCATCGCCGGCTTCGACGGCGGCACGGGCAACGCTGCGTTGTCGTCCATCAAGCATTGCGGCCTGCCGTGGGAGCTGGGCCTCGCCGAGACGCAGCAGACGCTTCTCAAAAACGGCTTGCGTGGTCGCATCCGTCTTCAGGCCGACGGCGGCATGAAGACTGGCCGCGATGTGGTGATCGCTGCGCTACTCGGTGCGGAAGAAGTCGGCTTCAGCACGGCCCCGCTCATTGCGCTCGGCTGCATCATGATGCGGGTCTGCCACCTCAACACGTGTCCGGTCGGCATCGCGACGCAGGACCCGGAGCTTCGCAAGAAGTTCGTCGGAACGCCGGAGAATGTGATCAACTTCATGTTCTTCATCGCCGAGGAGGTGCGCGAGCACATGGCCAAGCTCGGCTTCCGCACGTTCGACGAGATGGTCGGCCGCAGCGACTGCCTGAAGTTCGCCGACCTGTCGGCTCATCCGAAGCTGCGTCACCTCGACCTGTCACCGATCGTCCGTCACGTCGAGCCGCGTGAGAATGATGCACCGCGCAACATCATCGAGCAGGATCACGAACTGGACCGCGCGCTCGACAACCGCCTGATCGAACTGGCCGAGCCGGCACTGGACCGAGGCGAGAAGGTTCATGCCGAAGTGCCAGTTCGGAACGTCAACCGGACCTGCGGCACCATGCTCAGCGGCAAGGTCGCGGAGAAGTTCGGCCTGCGTGGGCTGGACGACGACACGATCCGCTTCCAGTTCTCCGGCACGGCTGGGCAGAGCTTCGGCGCGTTCCTCGCGAAGGGCGTGACGCTCGAACTCGAAGGCGACGCCAACGATTACGTCGGCAAGGGCCTTTCCGGCGGACGCGTCGTGGTCTACCCACCCGACGAGAGCACCTTCAAAGCGGAAGAGAACATCATCGCCGGCAACGTGATCGGCTACGGCGCGATCGCTGGCGAGCTGTTCCTCCGCGGCGTCGTCGGTGAGCGGTTCTGCGTCCGAAACAGCGGCGCAAACGCGGTGGCCGAGGGCTGCGGCGACCACGGCTGCGAATACATGACCGGCGGGCGTGTCCTCCTGCTCGGCAAGACCGGTCGCAACTTCGCCGCAGGCATGTCGGGCGGCATCGCCTACGTCTACGACCCCGACGACGATCTGGCCGCGCGATGCAACATGGAGATGGTCGAACTCGGCCCCGTCGACGAGGCGGACGATCTCGAGACGGTGCGACGCCTGATGACCCGGCACGTCGAGCTGACCAACAGCCCGGTCGCCCGCGGGATGCTGGAGCACTTCGACTCAGCGATCTCGTTTTTCAAGCGCGTGATGCCCATCGACTACCGGCGCGTGCTCGAAGAACGTCGGATGCGGGCAGTCGCAACGAACACGTCGGCCGCTTCCGCGGCGACATGA
- a CDS encoding helix-turn-helix transcriptional regulator, producing MRRPRRTKFNDQAKAVVEYLISEHDMTVTQIAEICQVDKSFISRCKNGERELSYDHLDRLSLALDVVPGALLFAAMPMRVPHRNPRLRELHEQCVALLNAASPGFQKPKKRKRDDGETPPTSAAA from the coding sequence ATGCGACGTCCCCGCCGAACGAAGTTCAACGATCAGGCCAAGGCCGTTGTCGAGTATCTCATCAGCGAACACGACATGACCGTGACGCAGATCGCCGAGATCTGCCAGGTCGATAAGTCGTTCATCAGCCGCTGCAAGAATGGCGAGCGTGAGTTGAGCTACGACCATTTGGATCGTTTGTCGCTCGCTCTGGACGTCGTCCCCGGTGCGCTCTTGTTCGCAGCGATGCCGATGAGAGTGCCGCACCGGAATCCACGGCTTCGCGAACTTCATGAACAGTGCGTCGCTTTGCTCAACGCGGCGAGTCCTGGCTTCCAGAAACCAAAGAAGAGGAAGCGTGACGACGGTGAGACCCCGCCGACGTCTGCGGCGGCGTGA
- a CDS encoding RluA family pseudouridine synthase, protein MAKAAGQIIHVSQELGGKTLGAVLKQKLRVSWGEAEMRVFERRVAVHGNLCLDPARRLKTGDVVNLLDTPAAKPKEAKDLDIVYQDRDVVVVDKPAGIVSVREPRESKMSRERRERQPTLDELLTKRLSRPHDRGKTVFPVHRLDRDTSGLMIFARNAGAERELIRRFQAHDIDRVYAAVTRNGPPPRRTVNTLIVRDRGDGKRGSLKPGQSDERAQRAITHVQPSGDIGELGLVECRLETGRTHQIRIHLSELGHPICGDKLYGTGKEADPPPRQALHARFLGFAHPKTGQPLFFERDWPADLADWLYPNRQR, encoded by the coding sequence GTGGCAAAGGCGGCGGGCCAGATCATCCACGTGAGCCAGGAACTGGGCGGCAAGACGCTCGGGGCGGTGCTTAAGCAGAAGCTCCGCGTTTCGTGGGGCGAGGCGGAGATGCGCGTCTTCGAGCGACGCGTCGCCGTCCATGGCAACCTCTGTCTCGACCCGGCTCGGCGACTCAAGACCGGCGACGTCGTCAACCTACTCGACACCCCGGCCGCCAAGCCGAAGGAAGCCAAAGACCTCGACATCGTCTACCAGGACCGCGACGTCGTGGTCGTCGACAAACCGGCAGGCATTGTGAGCGTGCGAGAGCCGCGCGAGTCGAAGATGAGTCGCGAACGACGCGAGCGGCAACCGACGCTCGACGAACTGCTCACGAAACGACTGAGTCGCCCACACGATCGCGGCAAGACGGTCTTTCCGGTCCACCGGCTCGATCGTGACACCAGCGGCCTGATGATCTTCGCTCGAAACGCTGGTGCCGAGCGCGAGCTGATCCGCCGGTTTCAGGCGCACGACATTGACCGCGTCTACGCCGCCGTCACCCGCAACGGCCCGCCGCCGAGACGGACGGTGAACACGCTGATCGTCCGCGATCGTGGCGACGGGAAACGCGGCAGCCTCAAGCCGGGCCAAAGCGACGAACGAGCCCAACGCGCGATCACGCACGTCCAGCCCAGCGGCGACATTGGGGAGCTGGGCCTCGTCGAGTGCCGGCTGGAGACCGGACGGACGCATCAGATTCGCATCCACCTCTCCGAACTCGGCCACCCGATCTGCGGCGACAAGCTCTACGGCACGGGCAAGGAAGCCGACCCGCCGCCGCGTCAGGCGCTCCACGCGCGGTTTCTTGGTTTCGCCCATCCCAAGACCGGCCAGCCGCTGTTCTTCGAACGCGACTGGCCGGCGGATCTTGCGGATTGGCTCTACCCGAATCGGCAGCGGTGA
- a CDS encoding gamma-glutamyltransferase family protein has product MQPLSGRQPVHARNVVATSQPLATQAGLEMLSLGGSAVDAAIAAAVCLTVVEPTSNGIGGDLFAIVNDGDDLVGLNASGRSPAAWTPDRFAGLDKMPWRGWDSVTLPGCVAGWVDLSDRFGRLPFKQLFEPAIHQARDGFPVSPITADAWKRAETVFGEPAFVDTFLPAPASSEVWRSEGHASTLQAIADSKGESFYRGDLARQIVAASDAGGGSMTLADLASHENLWHTETELMRTDALGVSLYEMPPNGQGIAACLALGICQRLDCDDWHSEQGLHLQIEAMKLAFADLHTHVADRDVMSFDPAALLNETYLDERAKLIDRERATTYAAGVPTDGGTVNLVACDADGLMISLIQSNYAGFGSGIVVPGTGIALQNRGAGFVTTPGHPNQVGPSKRPFHTIIPGFVKRDGKPLLPFGLMGGPMQAQGHLQLMLRVFASGQGVQHAIDAPRWQVMGGLKVLVEPGLDADALRHRGHEVTVSDFRPFGGAQLAQRLENGTYAAASDPRKDGHAGGF; this is encoded by the coding sequence ATGCAGCCGCTTTCGGGTCGCCAGCCGGTTCATGCTCGGAACGTCGTCGCGACGAGTCAGCCGCTGGCGACGCAGGCCGGTCTTGAAATGCTAAGCCTCGGCGGCAGCGCGGTCGACGCGGCCATCGCGGCGGCGGTGTGTCTGACCGTCGTCGAGCCGACCAGCAACGGCATCGGCGGCGACCTGTTTGCAATCGTCAACGACGGCGATGACCTCGTCGGCCTCAATGCCAGCGGCCGATCGCCAGCTGCGTGGACGCCGGACCGCTTCGCAGGTCTTGACAAGATGCCGTGGCGCGGCTGGGACAGCGTCACATTGCCGGGCTGCGTCGCCGGCTGGGTTGACCTCAGCGATCGATTCGGTCGGCTCCCTTTTAAGCAACTTTTCGAGCCGGCTATTCACCAAGCCCGAGACGGCTTCCCGGTCAGCCCGATCACAGCAGATGCCTGGAAGCGTGCTGAGACCGTCTTTGGTGAGCCGGCATTCGTCGACACGTTCCTGCCGGCACCGGCCTCGAGTGAGGTCTGGCGGAGCGAAGGCCATGCTTCGACTTTGCAGGCAATCGCCGACTCGAAGGGCGAGTCGTTCTACCGCGGCGATCTCGCAAGACAGATCGTCGCCGCAAGCGATGCCGGCGGTGGGTCGATGACGCTGGCCGACCTCGCCTCCCACGAGAACCTCTGGCACACCGAAACGGAGCTGATGCGGACCGACGCCCTCGGCGTCTCGCTCTACGAAATGCCGCCCAACGGCCAGGGCATCGCGGCCTGCCTTGCCCTCGGAATCTGCCAACGCCTCGACTGCGACGACTGGCACAGCGAGCAAGGCCTCCACCTCCAGATCGAGGCGATGAAGCTCGCTTTTGCTGACCTGCACACACACGTCGCGGACCGCGACGTGATGTCGTTCGATCCCGCGGCGTTGCTCAACGAGACTTACCTCGACGAGCGTGCCAAGCTGATCGACCGTGAGCGAGCCACGACCTACGCGGCCGGCGTGCCCACCGACGGCGGCACGGTGAACCTCGTCGCCTGCGACGCCGACGGTCTGATGATCTCGCTCATCCAGAGCAACTACGCCGGCTTCGGCAGCGGCATCGTCGTGCCCGGCACCGGCATCGCCCTGCAGAATCGCGGTGCCGGCTTCGTCACAACGCCTGGGCATCCGAACCAGGTCGGCCCGAGCAAGCGGCCGTTCCACACGATCATCCCCGGCTTCGTCAAACGCGACGGCAAGCCGCTTCTGCCGTTCGGCCTGATGGGCGGCCCGATGCAGGCGCAGGGCCACCTGCAGCTCATGCTCCGCGTCTTCGCCAGCGGCCAGGGCGTACAGCACGCCATCGACGCCCCACGCTGGCAGGTCATGGGAGGTTTGAAAGTGCTCGTCGAGCCCGGTCTCGACGCCGACGCCCTGCGCCACCGCGGTCACGAAGTCACCGTTTCCGACTTCCGCCCCTTCGGCGGGGCACAGCTCGCCCAACGCCTCGAAAACGGCACCTACGCCGCCGCCAGCGACCCACGCAAAGACGGTCACGCCGGCGGCTTTTGA
- a CDS encoding glutamate synthase subunit beta, with product MGKPTGFKEIARETRRRRPVELRIKDWDEIYIPLEDQNLRNQGARCMDCGVPFCNNGCPLGNQIPDWNDLVYRDRWYEAYQSLARTNNFPEFTGRICPAPCEEACVLSLNDRPVTIKSIEQAIADRAFEEGWVVAEKPDPTKRTGKKVAVIGSGPAGMAAAQQLNRAGHDVVVFERDDRAGGLMVYGIPDFKMDKAKVQRRVDLLAEEGIEFRCGVNVGKDVTTAELQAEFDAMILCNGATKARDVNVPGRDLSGIHYAMTYLPQQTRENLAGVQTEGDQIFAEQQINAAGKHVVIIGGGDTAADCLGTALRQGAKSITQFDINAQPPEEREPLKTWPNWPMVLRTSAAHEEGAEIHGRDLRDYAVLTKSFVGDGQGNVKAIKGVRIESFKDDQGVRHVTELDDGGFELPCDLCLLAIGFTGPDPVGPIGDLDLTLTERGAVKVDDDYMTSCDGVFAAGDARRGQSLVVYAISEGRQAARCCDEWLMGRPSDLPFMHLEL from the coding sequence ATGGGTAAGCCGACGGGATTCAAAGAGATCGCGCGTGAGACCAGGCGGCGGAGGCCTGTGGAGCTGCGCATCAAGGACTGGGACGAGATCTACATCCCGCTCGAAGACCAGAACCTCCGCAATCAGGGTGCCCGCTGCATGGATTGCGGCGTCCCGTTCTGCAACAACGGCTGTCCGCTGGGCAACCAGATCCCCGACTGGAACGACCTGGTCTATCGCGATCGCTGGTACGAGGCATACCAGTCGCTGGCTCGCACGAACAACTTCCCCGAGTTCACCGGCCGCATCTGTCCGGCCCCGTGCGAGGAGGCGTGCGTTCTGTCGCTCAACGACCGGCCGGTGACGATCAAGAGCATCGAGCAGGCGATCGCGGATCGGGCATTCGAGGAAGGCTGGGTCGTCGCGGAGAAGCCGGACCCGACCAAGCGGACCGGCAAGAAGGTTGCCGTCATCGGCAGCGGGCCGGCTGGCATGGCGGCGGCGCAGCAGCTCAATCGGGCAGGGCACGACGTCGTCGTCTTCGAACGCGACGACCGCGCCGGTGGCCTGATGGTCTACGGCATTCCGGACTTCAAGATGGACAAGGCCAAGGTCCAGCGACGCGTCGACCTGCTGGCCGAGGAAGGCATCGAGTTCCGCTGCGGCGTCAATGTCGGCAAGGACGTCACGACGGCCGAGCTCCAGGCGGAGTTCGACGCGATGATCCTGTGCAACGGCGCGACCAAGGCCCGCGATGTGAATGTGCCGGGGCGTGACCTGTCGGGCATCCACTACGCGATGACTTATCTGCCGCAGCAGACGCGCGAGAACCTCGCCGGCGTGCAGACCGAGGGAGACCAGATCTTTGCTGAGCAACAGATCAACGCCGCCGGCAAGCACGTGGTCATCATCGGCGGCGGCGACACGGCGGCGGACTGCCTCGGGACCGCACTCCGGCAGGGGGCCAAGTCGATCACGCAGTTCGACATCAACGCCCAGCCCCCCGAGGAGCGCGAGCCGCTCAAGACCTGGCCCAACTGGCCGATGGTTTTGCGCACCAGTGCCGCTCATGAAGAGGGCGCCGAGATCCACGGGCGCGACCTCCGCGACTACGCCGTCCTCACGAAGAGCTTCGTCGGCGACGGCCAAGGCAACGTCAAAGCGATCAAGGGCGTCCGCATCGAGAGCTTCAAGGACGACCAGGGCGTTCGCCACGTCACCGAGCTCGACGACGGCGGCTTCGAACTGCCGTGCGACCTCTGCCTGCTCGCCATCGGGTTCACGGGCCCCGACCCCGTCGGCCCGATCGGCGATCTCGACCTCACGCTCACCGAACGCGGCGCGGTCAAGGTCGATGACGACTACATGACCAGCTGCGACGGCGTCTTTGCGGCCGGCGACGCGCGGCGTGGGCAGAGTCTGGTTGTCTACGCCATCAGCGAAGGACGTCAGGCCGCGCGGTGCTGCGACGAGTGGCTGATGGGCCGGCCGAGCGACCTGCCCTTCATGCACTTGGAGCTTTGA
- a CDS encoding PEP-CTERM sorting domain-containing protein (PEP-CTERM proteins occur, often in large numbers, in the proteomes of bacteria that also encode an exosortase, a predicted intramembrane cysteine proteinase. The presence of a PEP-CTERM domain at a protein's C-terminus predicts cleavage within the sorting domain, followed by covalent anchoring to some some component of the (usually Gram-negative) cell surface. Many PEP-CTERM proteins exhibit an unusual sequence composition that includes large numbers of potential glycosylation sites. Expression of one such protein has been shown restore the ability of a bacterium to form floc, a type of biofilm.), which produces MRIITTTTFIALPTLLCPLLATASPILPNDPSVSGSLVLWAREAGTNFDGTTWIDSSGNGNDLILPVGTSPAFTSPTVPTASTFNATTGAFAGQNVDGILFSDSANDLLGTDLTTGSTLSEVTVFLVYSSDANGAGESSVRPGGIGSPSALTGDVNNFHLAADGSLRYDNGNNTGADDPADELLVRAARFDSGIVTNWQFTGGTTNITIGPVDNGGSAANNTSSDQFFLGDVRTGSTSSVAGGGLADSDVFVSAAIVYTGALTDDQVEGIIDFLTLSPVSDPSAIPEPGSALVIAAAVGMLSLRRRRGQN; this is translated from the coding sequence ATGCGCATCATCACCACCACGACCTTCATCGCCCTGCCCACGCTGCTTTGCCCGTTGCTCGCGACCGCCAGCCCGATTTTGCCGAACGATCCGAGCGTTTCGGGAAGCCTCGTACTTTGGGCGCGTGAGGCCGGAACCAACTTCGACGGAACGACCTGGATCGACTCGAGCGGGAACGGCAACGACCTGATACTCCCGGTCGGTACGTCGCCCGCCTTCACGAGCCCGACCGTTCCGACGGCATCGACCTTCAACGCCACCACCGGCGCTTTTGCTGGCCAGAACGTCGACGGCATCTTGTTCAGCGACTCGGCCAACGACTTGCTCGGGACTGACCTGACGACCGGGAGCACCCTGAGCGAAGTCACCGTTTTCCTCGTCTACTCCTCCGACGCCAACGGAGCAGGAGAGTCGAGCGTGCGACCGGGTGGCATTGGCTCGCCTTCGGCACTCACGGGCGACGTCAACAACTTCCACCTCGCGGCTGATGGGTCGCTTCGCTACGACAACGGCAACAACACCGGAGCGGACGATCCGGCCGACGAGTTGCTCGTACGAGCCGCCCGCTTCGACAGCGGCATCGTGACCAACTGGCAGTTCACCGGCGGCACGACCAACATCACCATCGGGCCGGTCGACAACGGCGGCAGTGCTGCCAACAACACATCGAGCGATCAGTTCTTCCTCGGCGACGTCCGCACCGGCAGCACCAGTTCCGTCGCCGGCGGTGGACTTGCCGACTCCGACGTCTTCGTCTCGGCGGCGATCGTCTACACGGGTGCCCTGACGGACGATCAGGTCGAAGGCATCATCGACTTCCTAACGCTGTCGCCGGTGAGCGATCCGTCAGCCATTCCAGAGCCGGGCTCGGCGCTGGTTATCGCGGCCGCCGTCGGCATGCTCAGCCTCCGCCGTCGCCGCGGGCAAAACTGA